From Draconibacterium halophilum, one genomic window encodes:
- a CDS encoding holin family protein produces MQFKFLSKLFGGSATDFVDSLTNSIDEFTLSKEEKNEFKLKLQENMLKLDQSAEETYRDELSARTEIIKAELAQGDKYTKRARPTIIYVGLIFIFLVHVVLPFIAFFTKNLEYDANKMILPEAFWWAWGAVVGIYGTGRTFEKFGISNKITQAMTGSGASKANQKVKDTFNNQNAVG; encoded by the coding sequence ATGCAATTTAAATTCCTTTCTAAACTATTTGGTGGCTCTGCAACTGATTTTGTTGACAGCCTGACCAACTCAATCGATGAATTCACATTATCGAAAGAAGAAAAGAACGAGTTCAAGCTAAAACTGCAAGAAAACATGTTAAAGCTTGACCAAAGCGCTGAAGAGACCTATAGGGACGAACTAAGTGCACGTACTGAAATTATAAAAGCCGAATTAGCACAGGGTGACAAATATACAAAGCGTGCCCGCCCTACAATTATTTATGTTGGCTTGATTTTTATTTTTCTCGTCCATGTGGTGTTGCCATTTATTGCATTCTTTACAAAAAACCTCGAATACGATGCAAACAAAATGATACTACCCGAAGCCTTTTGGTGGGCATGGGGCGCTGTTGTCGGTATTTATGGTACTGGCCGCACGTTTGAGAAATTTGGAATTTCGAACAAGATAACCCAGGCGATGACTGGTTCTGGTGCTTCAAAGGCCAATCAAAAAGTTAAAGATACATTTAACAATCAAAATGCAGTAGGATGA
- a CDS encoding N-acetylmuramoyl-L-alanine amidase has product MITVRKHLLVNEASEKPITFKETPNNSGRFSGGMPDTIVIHYTAGGSFVSSANWLLRKEARASAHLVIGRKGDIFQLLGLDKISWHAGRSEWNGRKNLNNYSIGIELANYGLLKKSPKGYVTSYGQLIDDDNVILASHKSGGTELPWERYTEEQLSTLEEVCLAIRQKYSINEIVGHEDIAPVRKTDPGPAFPMLEFKNKILYGRMDNSEEESNITSSGGIVLANRLNIRNAPRGNATTVSDPLKKGTMFNVLEEKGEWVKVRVQTEGWVHKNYIKYYK; this is encoded by the coding sequence ATGATTACGGTTCGAAAACATTTATTAGTAAATGAGGCTTCCGAAAAACCAATAACCTTTAAAGAAACACCTAATAACTCAGGCCGTTTTTCAGGGGGGATGCCAGATACAATTGTAATTCATTATACCGCTGGTGGTTCATTTGTTTCTTCTGCAAATTGGCTGTTAAGGAAAGAAGCACGTGCATCCGCACATCTTGTTATAGGCCGCAAGGGCGATATTTTCCAATTGCTCGGGCTCGATAAGATATCCTGGCATGCAGGTAGAAGCGAATGGAATGGAAGAAAAAACCTCAATAATTACAGTATAGGTATTGAACTTGCCAACTATGGTTTGTTGAAAAAAAGCCCTAAAGGTTATGTTACAAGTTATGGCCAGTTAATTGACGATGACAATGTCATTTTAGCCAGCCATAAAAGCGGGGGCACTGAGTTGCCCTGGGAGCGTTACACCGAAGAGCAACTTAGTACCTTAGAAGAGGTTTGTCTTGCCATCAGGCAAAAATACAGCATCAACGAAATTGTTGGGCACGAAGATATTGCCCCTGTCCGCAAAACAGACCCTGGGCCGGCATTCCCAATGCTGGAATTTAAAAATAAGATTCTTTACGGACGCATGGATAATAGTGAGGAAGAATCAAATATCACTTCATCCGGTGGGATTGTCTTGGCCAATCGTTTAAATATCCGAAATGCCCCAAGGGGTAATGCAACAACAGTTTCAGACCCATTAAAAAAAGGCACAATGTTCAATGTGCTCGAAGAAAAAGGGGAATGGGTAAAAGTTCGGGTTCAAACAGAGGGTTGGGTTCACAAGAACTATATAAAGTACTATAAATAA
- a CDS encoding ImmA/IrrE family metallo-endopeptidase, translated as MTEISSIKKGDSFEKKVFNIIDDLLRNDEFFVSGKKSKIFWKKKYPSSKTGEVEVDISIETYLNGAEEYSFLTVIECKNYKGKIPINDIREFGSVLNEIGEHNTKGILISSSTFQQGTINFAKSTKIGLGRINFENEIDWINHRLDKKGKVLSVEISNQQLTSDDLDRKNFIAINENQVYDNLPSLLIGFEIFDRFRNLTKYVDVPYKTEENIEKSVKEIFDYSFYKNDEFVIERACSKLSELFDIEFIFGEELPIHILGKIEFNPLKIFVTKSLQTDIYRWRFTVAHEFGHLILHKQLLNEFLNKKEDGEKTLSFSQSEAFTNNKRLEIQANLFASFSLLPTNSFLKQVEKYFEKENIHKGYLYLDNQPVNQRLVLGFLNEMQLHFGVSKDVAKYRLIKLGLLKDATDTSISSIMRKL; from the coding sequence ATGACAGAAATTTCTTCCATAAAAAAAGGTGATTCTTTCGAAAAGAAAGTTTTTAATATTATTGACGACTTGCTTCGAAATGATGAATTCTTTGTAAGTGGAAAGAAAAGTAAGATTTTTTGGAAAAAGAAATACCCATCCTCAAAAACCGGAGAAGTTGAAGTTGATATTTCCATAGAAACCTATTTAAACGGAGCAGAAGAATATTCTTTCCTTACAGTCATCGAATGCAAGAATTACAAAGGCAAAATACCAATTAATGATATTCGTGAATTTGGTTCGGTTCTTAATGAAATCGGTGAACATAACACAAAAGGGATTTTAATATCAAGTTCTACATTTCAACAGGGGACAATAAATTTTGCGAAATCAACAAAGATTGGTTTAGGAAGAATAAATTTCGAAAATGAAATAGATTGGATTAACCACAGATTAGATAAAAAGGGAAAAGTTCTAAGCGTAGAAATATCAAATCAACAACTTACATCTGACGACCTTGATAGGAAAAACTTTATTGCAATTAATGAGAATCAGGTTTATGACAACTTGCCAAGCTTATTGATAGGTTTTGAAATTTTTGACAGGTTTAGAAATCTTACTAAATACGTTGACGTTCCTTATAAAACTGAAGAAAATATTGAAAAGTCAGTAAAGGAAATTTTTGATTATTCTTTCTACAAAAATGATGAATTTGTAATAGAAAGAGCGTGTTCTAAACTGTCTGAATTATTTGATATTGAATTTATCTTTGGTGAAGAATTGCCAATTCATATTCTTGGGAAAATTGAATTTAATCCTTTAAAAATCTTCGTCACCAAATCCTTACAAACTGACATTTATAGATGGAGGTTTACAGTTGCTCATGAATTTGGACATCTAATCCTCCACAAGCAATTATTAAATGAATTTCTAAACAAAAAAGAAGATGGGGAAAAAACACTTTCATTTTCTCAAAGTGAAGCTTTTACAAATAACAAAAGATTAGAAATACAAGCAAATCTTTTTGCAAGCTTTTCGTTACTCCCGACTAATTCCTTTCTAAAACAGGTTGAGAAATACTTTGAGAAAGAAAATATTCACAAAGGATATTTATATTTAGACAATCAGCCTGTTAATCAAAGGTTAGTGCTTGGATTTTTAAATGAAATGCAATTACATTTTGGAGTGTCGAAAGATGTGGCAAAATATAGACTAATTAAATTAGGGTTATTAAAAGATGCAACCGATACTTCAATATCAAGTATAATGAGAAAATTATGA
- a CDS encoding SPFH domain-containing protein has product MRTILVILSILFSCSLNAQTKEKNQIKIEQGELGIVRDSNLEFKLLESGVYSKDRLSIITIYTLTEQNFEQDCNVYSKYGKKYDIKISTKYQFNREAISNISKLSNPIPLDYLKYELIPEIRFAAREITGYYTFDELDQNKAGKEILEFLKTRLKTGVLIKSIDIEIINK; this is encoded by the coding sequence ATGAGAACTATTTTAGTAATACTTTCAATATTATTTTCTTGCAGTCTTAACGCACAGACTAAAGAAAAAAATCAAATTAAAATTGAGCAAGGAGAATTGGGAATTGTTCGAGATTCCAATTTGGAATTTAAACTATTAGAATCAGGTGTTTATTCGAAAGACAGATTGTCAATAATTACAATTTATACGCTTACTGAACAGAATTTCGAACAAGATTGTAACGTCTATTCAAAGTATGGTAAGAAATATGACATTAAGATATCGACAAAGTATCAATTTAACAGAGAAGCTATTTCTAATATCTCAAAGCTTTCAAATCCAATCCCCTTAGATTATTTAAAATATGAGTTAATACCAGAAATAAGATTTGCAGCAAGAGAAATAACAGGATATTACACATTTGATGAATTAGACCAGAATAAGGCAGGTAAAGAAATATTGGAATTTCTTAAGACTCGCTTGAAAACCGGAGTTTTAATAAAATCAATTGATATTGAAATAATAAATAAATAA
- the ltrA gene encoding group II intron reverse transcriptase/maturase — protein sequence MNLWNETKSVPISKTMVWEAYKKVKANKGSAGVDQISIEEFDAERSKHLYKLWNRMASGSYFPPPVKEVEIAKKDGKTRLLGIPTISDRIGQMVVKDYLEPRFEAIFSTNSYGYRPSRNAHQALAKVRENCRKTDWVIDLDIKGFFDNIDHGKLLRALEKHLTENWCLFYIKRWLNAPVQTKSGELVHKQGKGTPQGGVISPLLANLFLHYAMDKWLELKHKTVNFVRYADDAIIHCESKAQAEWLLEKLRVRLEDCGLELHPEKTKLVYCLDYRRQGTHPIVKFDFLGYSFQPCTTKSPRTGKLFLGYDCAISISSKKRIADKMEELNIVGLTYKSIVGVAQFLNPFIRGWINYFGKFRKHELNPIFIWLNKRLIRWARKRYKRYKTSIKRAFQWFTRVKEQFPSLFYHWQLGLG from the coding sequence ATGAATTTATGGAATGAGACAAAATCAGTACCTATAAGCAAAACCATGGTATGGGAAGCTTATAAGAAGGTAAAAGCCAACAAAGGGAGTGCAGGTGTTGACCAAATCAGCATTGAAGAATTTGATGCCGAAAGGTCGAAACATTTGTACAAGCTTTGGAATCGTATGGCATCGGGCAGTTACTTTCCGCCACCTGTTAAAGAAGTTGAGATAGCAAAGAAAGACGGTAAAACCCGCTTACTTGGTATACCAACTATCTCCGACAGGATTGGACAGATGGTTGTAAAAGATTATTTAGAACCAAGGTTTGAGGCTATATTCAGTACTAATTCCTATGGTTATCGTCCGAGCAGGAATGCCCATCAGGCTCTTGCAAAGGTTCGTGAGAATTGTAGGAAGACAGACTGGGTAATCGACCTCGATATAAAAGGTTTCTTTGATAATATCGACCATGGAAAACTACTGCGTGCCTTGGAGAAACATTTAACCGAGAATTGGTGCTTATTTTACATCAAACGGTGGCTGAATGCACCCGTGCAAACGAAATCAGGAGAACTGGTTCACAAGCAGGGGAAAGGCACTCCACAAGGCGGTGTGATAAGCCCGTTACTTGCCAATTTGTTTCTGCATTATGCCATGGATAAATGGCTTGAACTAAAGCACAAAACAGTGAATTTTGTTCGCTATGCCGATGATGCAATAATTCACTGTGAGAGTAAAGCCCAAGCAGAATGGCTGCTGGAAAAGTTACGTGTAAGGCTTGAAGATTGTGGATTGGAACTCCACCCAGAAAAGACAAAATTGGTTTACTGTCTTGACTATCGTAGACAAGGCACTCATCCAATTGTAAAGTTCGATTTTCTGGGTTATTCGTTTCAACCATGTACAACCAAATCGCCAAGAACAGGAAAACTGTTTCTCGGGTACGATTGTGCTATCAGCATTAGTTCTAAGAAACGCATTGCTGATAAAATGGAAGAACTTAACATTGTTGGATTGACCTATAAAAGCATTGTTGGTGTAGCTCAATTTCTAAACCCGTTTATTCGGGGATGGATTAACTATTTTGGTAAGTTCAGAAAACACGAGTTGAATCCAATCTTTATTTGGCTGAACAAGCGATTAATCCGCTGGGCAAGGAAAAGGTACAAACGCTATAAAACCAGTATAAAACGAGCTTTCCAATGGTTCACGAGAGTTAAGGAACAATTCCCGAGCCTGTTTTACCATTGGCAACTTGGATTAGGTTGA